One part of the Alosa alosa isolate M-15738 ecotype Scorff River chromosome 4, AALO_Geno_1.1, whole genome shotgun sequence genome encodes these proteins:
- the ribc1 gene encoding RIB43A-like with coiled-coils protein 1 — protein sequence MYKVDLPVDNYVALAVERRRAAEAARQSRIFNPRNRVIGLDLQALDQQAAERREREEREKESQKAYDALRVTNDHMLEQSQREEEERRREQMKDLVQFRATYQRPEYSRDADLTCDRQGALALNLSIPESLGPASMQVFKGEDLGEKERKRAQIEETERQLRAQREDTEKLRLWHKHEELQQDKYLVQQDLRSAHLQALEEEGKRVERLALTSFNQFLAEERAARERREREQNIGMAMAEIRHMVTSDLLTECPEAAERAPWPGWGQHVLTDRWRGMTAEQRAAILREQEQQRREREKQREAERQREKAWDQERLEQARALEEKARREHELDRQRKMELARHNQQLAQEQQQHQQYLDKQLYTNQPAVSYFTQFNTSSR from the exons ATGTATAAAGTTGACCTGCCTGTGGACAACTATGTGGCTTTGGCGGTGGAACGCCGAAGGGCTGCTGAGGCGGCGCGCCAAAGCAGAATCTTCAACCCCAGGAACCGAGTGATAGGTTTGGACCTTCAAGCGCTGGATCAACaggcagcagagaggagagaacggGAGGAACGAGAGAAGGAATCTCAAAAGGCATACG ATGCCTTGCGCGTGACAAACGATCACATGTTAGAGCAAAGTCAgcgagaagaagaagagagaagaagagaacagATGAAAGATCTGGTTCAGTTCAGGGCCACTTATCAGCGTCCAGAATATTCTCGTGATGCCGACCTCACGTGTGACCGACAAGGGGCGCTCGCGCTTAACCTTTCCATCCCAGAGTCACTGGGGCCTGCAAGCATGCAAGTATTTAAG GGAGAGGACcttggggagaaagagaggaaaagagctCAAATCGAGGAGACGGAGAGGCAGCTGAGAGCTCagagagaggacacagagaAACTGCGCCTGTGGCACAAACATGAAG AGCTGCAGCAGGATAAGTACCTTGTGCAGCAGGACCTGAGGTCTGCCCATCTCCAGGctctggaggaggagggcaagagAGTTGAGCGTCTGGCTCTTACCAGCTTCAACCAGTTCCTG GCCGAGGAGCGAGCGGCGAGAGAGAGACGCGAACGTGAGCAGAACATTGGCATGGCGATGGCTGAAATCCGCCACATGGTAACCTCTGATCTCCTGACCGAATGTCCCGAGGCTGCAGAGCGAGCGCCGTGGCCGGGCTGGGGTCAGCACGTGCTGACGGACCGCTGGAGAGGGATGACCGCCGAGCAGCGAGCTGCCATCCTCAGGGAGCAGGAACAACAGcgccgagagagagag AAACAAAGAGAGGCGGAGCGCCAACGGGAGAAAGCCTGGGACCAGGAGCGTCTGGAGCAGGCCAGGGCCCTGGAGGAGAAGGCCAGGAGGGAGCATGAGCTGGACAGACAGAGGAAGATGGAACTGGCCCGACACAACCAGCAGCTGGCCCaggaacagcagcagca TCAGCAGTACTTGGACAAGCAGCTTTACACCAACCAACCGGCGGTCAGCTACTTCACCCAGTTCAACACCAGCTCCCGCTGA